Proteins co-encoded in one Medicago truncatula cultivar Jemalong A17 chromosome 8, MtrunA17r5.0-ANR, whole genome shotgun sequence genomic window:
- the LOC11435021 gene encoding probable F-box protein At2g36090 has translation MNNFSRLDPDIIQTYILPRLDGAALMALSCVCSDLRHLICNNEELWRNICTSMWPCLLHPTVSHIITTFPGGYRSFFSDAFPSIHHYNQSHCLYRPINKLIHAIDISLHGEPKPLFTKIRVQPMNKFTIYSNGKIFLRDYSSLETQIPVKKERWDRTEYLHENLRLSWVVIDTIQNRAAGLFHSSCKPLWVNQMLTKIEVGYSTMMLGQKWQVNVTCRWKGGGDRLYVRIVVFGIEHMTGELGRQAGINLVNAIQNGERIIFD, from the coding sequence ATGAATAATTTCAGTAGGTTAGATCCAGACATCATCCAGACCTATATCCTTCCACGCCTCGATGGGGCAGCCTTAATGGCATTGTCCTGTGTATGTTCCGACCTTCGCCACTTGATCTGCAACAACGAGGAATTATGGCGGAACATTTGCACCTCCATGTGGCCTTGCCTTCTGCATCCAACCGTTAGCCACATTATCACCACTTTCCCTGGTGGTTACCGTTCCTTCTTCTCCGACGCGTTTCCTTCCATTCACCATTATAATCAATCTCACTGTTTGTATCGTCCCATAAATAAATTGATCCATGCCATTGATATATCTTTACATGGAGAGCCAAAGCCTTTGTTCACTAAGATCCGAGTTCAACCTATGAACAAATTCACTATATACTCCAACGGtaagatttttttaagagactATTCCTCTCTGGAAACTCAAATTCCGGTAAAGAAAGAGAGATGGGACAGGACGGAATATTTGCATGAAAATTTGAGGTTGAGTTGGGTAGTTATCGACACAATACAAAACCGTGCTGCAGGCTTGTTTCATTCTAGTTGTAAACCTCTTTGGGTTAACCAGATGTTGACGAAGATTGAGGTGGGGTACTCCACCATGATGTTGGGGCAAAAATGGCAGGTGAATGTCACGTGCCGCTGGAAAGGTGGAGGAGATCGGTTGTACGTGAGGATTGTTGTGTTTGGAATAGAGCATATGACCGGAGAACTGGGGAGGCAAGCTGGCATTAATCTCGTGAATGCAATTCAAAATGGAGAGAGGATTATATTTGATTGA